The following are encoded together in the Cicer arietinum cultivar CDC Frontier isolate Library 1 chromosome 2, Cicar.CDCFrontier_v2.0, whole genome shotgun sequence genome:
- the LOC101491405 gene encoding protein PNS1: MASLKNFNVITVKDEERIHQKDMHPSSNSIKAQDSTFLNTTLVGNIVRNVFKVLFYVHLLLISLLVISLIIYGLIFSSHNHNFQPMKFYPPLITSIACAGVLGFIWQWFTFKNTKNAIKVAFWISPLLTCSMAIMFVYIESPISLAIGVIALISSLIQSLYGCWVNHRFEYAKNILSTSIVDPPLKIMRFTFSTIFIGMFYCFFLVLGIGGARSIENKTKFTSFFILVILMSLIWTMQILKNVIQVTISRIKYMNLGNGIIMDTSIALHDTIKYLIGSVSIGSILVPIISTFRGFARSTKLVGGDIDEFMFSCVSCYMGIASILVSCGNRWGFVHVGVYNKGFVQASKDTWDIFNRVGLEQLIDLDLTGSFCFLSGVGGGAVCSLVSGIWSIVLHRNYATQLAIYAFLIGYFMVRLAMAWPQACVSAYYVAYAENPQSTHFDSTIPIRLEQLQRSQI, translated from the exons ATGGCTAGTTTGAAGAACTTCAATGTAATCACAGTCAAAGATGAAGAGAGAATCCATCAGAAAGATATGCATCCATCCTCAAACTCCATAAAG GCACAAGATTCAACCTTTCTAAACACAACACTAGTTGGAAATATTGTGAGGAATGTTTTCAAGGTTCTTTTTTATGTCCACTTACTTCTAATTTCACTTTTGGTTATTTCCCTCATCATCTATGGTCTTATCTTTTCCTCTCACAACCACAATTTTCAACCAATGAAGTTCTACCCTCCACTCATTACCTCAATAGCATGTGCTGGAGTTCTTGGTTTCATTTGGCAATGGTTCACTTTCAAGAACACCAAAAATGCCATCAAAGTAGCATTTTGGATTAGCCCTTTGCTTACATGTTCAATGGCTATTATGTTTGTGTACATTGAATCTCCAATAAGTCTTGCAATTGGTGTCATTGCTTTGATTTCTTCATTGATTCAATCTCTTTATGGTTGTTGGGTCAATCATAGATTTGAATAtgccaaaaatattttatcaacttcaaTAGTTGATCCTCCTTTAAAAATCATGAGGTTTACATTTTCAACAATTTTCATTGGCATGTTTTATTGCTTTTTTCTTGTGTTAGGAATTGGAGGAGCTAGATCaattgaaaacaaaacaaaatttacttCCTTTTTCATCTTGGTCATTCTAATGAGCCTAATTTGGACAATGCAAATTCTCAAGAATGTGATTCAAGTCACAATTTCAAGAATAAAGTATATGAATTTAGGTAATGGAATAATCATGGACACAAGTATTGCATTGCATGATACTATAAAGTACTTAATTGGAAGTGTTTCAATTGGTTCAATTTTAGTACCAATTATTTCAACCTTTAGAGGCTTTGCTAGGTCAACAAAACTTGTTGGTGGAGATATTGATGAGTTCATGTTTTCATGTGTTAGTTGTTATATGGGAATTGCATCAATTCTTGTGAGTTGTGGAAATAGATGGGGTTTTGTGCATGTTGGAGTTTATAATAAAGGGTTTGTGCAAGCTTCTAAGGATACATGGGACATTTTTAATAGGGTTGGATTGGAACAACTTATAGACCTTGATCTAACTGGATCATTTTGTTTCCTTAGTGGTGTGGGAGGGGGTGCAGTGTGTAGCCTTGTGAGTGGAATTTGGAGCATTGTATTGCATAGGAACTATGCTACTCAATTGGCCATTTATGCATTTCTAATTGGATACTTTATG GTTCGATTGGCTATGGCATGGCCACAAGCATGTGTTTCTGCTTACTATGTTGCTTATGCAGAGAATCCACAAAGCACTCAT